A single region of the Streptomyces virginiae genome encodes:
- a CDS encoding iron-containing redox enzyme family protein — translation MSHVPQHVPFELSGTALRDAIVQYATNPIFLDNLDWQNDDNPYRRQLRPQVLPHLDFDKVPGRENILDYTSLAVQRLLTSVYEADLVFFPKSGLEGKEEDFRAFYSPANRALGERIRPALERYAFGFLDDEVETSGKWTKASLDSYLDSLDMGGGEELSPIEAAVTGSTDPERAARMWLVQFAPDFLSEASPMMRNVLGYYGPVQSEWFKVVIDEYGYGVHDTKHSTLFERTLESVGLKSDLHRYWQYYLNSSLLLNNYFHYLGKNHELFFRYVGALFYTESSLVDFCRRADRLLHGVFGDSVDTTYFTEHVHIDQHHGRMAREKIIAPLIEAHGEGIIPEIVRGIEEYRVLLEVADKDFVAQISWMDDQPELKKLHGPVYEAIKEGRVQAPVAHLVEPFNELSNTHCHEGDELCHIVSGTMRFESGLGSSLTLEAGEGVVIRRNRLHGADILSEECVYEIHSVGDYRKCL, via the coding sequence ATGAGTCACGTACCGCAGCACGTCCCGTTCGAGCTCAGCGGCACCGCACTACGCGACGCGATCGTGCAGTACGCCACGAACCCGATCTTCCTCGACAACCTGGACTGGCAGAACGACGACAACCCCTACCGTCGCCAGCTGCGCCCGCAGGTCCTGCCGCACCTCGACTTCGACAAGGTGCCGGGCCGGGAGAACATCCTCGACTACACGAGCCTGGCCGTGCAGCGCCTGCTCACCTCGGTCTACGAGGCCGACCTGGTGTTCTTCCCCAAGTCGGGCCTGGAGGGCAAGGAGGAGGACTTCCGCGCGTTCTACAGTCCGGCCAACCGGGCGCTCGGGGAGCGAATACGGCCGGCGCTGGAGCGGTACGCCTTCGGTTTCCTCGACGACGAGGTCGAGACGTCCGGGAAGTGGACGAAGGCGAGCCTGGACAGTTACCTCGACTCGCTCGACATGGGTGGCGGCGAGGAGCTGTCCCCGATCGAGGCGGCCGTCACCGGCTCCACCGACCCCGAGCGCGCCGCCCGCATGTGGCTGGTGCAGTTCGCCCCCGACTTCCTCTCCGAGGCGTCGCCGATGATGCGCAACGTCCTCGGCTACTACGGGCCGGTCCAGTCCGAGTGGTTCAAGGTCGTCATCGACGAGTACGGCTACGGCGTGCACGACACCAAGCACAGCACCCTGTTCGAGCGGACCCTGGAGTCCGTCGGCCTGAAGTCCGACCTGCACCGGTACTGGCAGTACTACCTCAACAGCAGCCTGCTGCTGAACAACTACTTCCACTACCTGGGCAAGAACCACGAGCTGTTCTTCCGCTACGTCGGCGCCCTGTTCTACACCGAGAGCTCCCTGGTGGACTTCTGCCGGCGGGCCGACCGGCTGCTGCACGGCGTCTTCGGCGACTCCGTCGACACCACGTACTTCACCGAGCACGTGCACATCGACCAGCACCACGGCCGGATGGCGCGCGAGAAGATCATCGCGCCGCTCATCGAGGCGCACGGCGAGGGGATCATCCCCGAGATCGTCCGCGGCATCGAGGAGTACCGGGTGCTCCTGGAGGTCGCCGACAAGGACTTCGTCGCGCAGATCTCCTGGATGGACGATCAGCCGGAGCTCAAGAAGCTGCACGGTCCCGTCTACGAGGCCATCAAGGAGGGCCGGGTCCAGGCGCCGGTGGCGCACCTGGTCGAGCCCTTCAACGAGCTCTCCAACACGCACTGCCACGAGGGCGACGAGCTCTGCCACATCGTCTCCGGAACCATGCGCTTCGAGAGCGGGCTCGGCTCCTCGCTGACGTTGGAGGCGGGAGAGGGGGTCGTCATCCGGCGCAACCGGCTGCACGGCGCCGACATTCTGTCCGAGGAGTGTGTCTACGAGATCCACTCGGTGGGGGATTACCGCAAATGCCTGTAG
- a CDS encoding 50S ribosomal protein L11 methyltransferase gives MQHVQGAQVATSGHDPGPDGPSLSLNSSQHRLITASLQSLAQEMNDIAEQASALLTTPAGRPSTDSEAFARIARRTVPRWHFAMLNDTERNDALAGALARGIPSGATVLDIGSGSGLLAMAAARAGAARVITCEMNPLLAEVARQVIDAHGYGDVITVIGKPSTSLEIGRDLDGPVDVLVSEIVDCGLIGEGLLPSIRHARRHLLKPDGIMFPSAARILGRLVSSEDILRLNQVTTASGFDVSLMNTLSTRGHLPVRLGTWPHRFLSETATVVDFDLAEDPLEPGERQIDLTASTDGEAHALVVWFELDMAAGTTLTNSPENTRSHWMQGWVPLEKSVPVKAGESVPLRLRWSDFSLSVHV, from the coding sequence ATGCAGCACGTCCAGGGCGCACAGGTCGCGACATCAGGGCACGATCCCGGACCCGACGGTCCGAGCCTGTCGCTCAACAGCTCTCAACACCGGCTCATCACCGCGTCCCTGCAATCGCTGGCGCAGGAGATGAACGACATCGCCGAGCAGGCGTCCGCGCTGCTCACGACACCCGCGGGCCGTCCGTCCACCGACTCCGAGGCCTTCGCCCGGATCGCCCGCAGAACGGTGCCCCGCTGGCACTTCGCGATGCTGAACGACACCGAGCGCAACGACGCCCTGGCCGGCGCCCTGGCTCGCGGCATCCCGTCCGGGGCGACCGTGCTGGACATCGGCTCGGGGAGCGGGCTGCTCGCCATGGCGGCGGCGCGGGCCGGCGCGGCCCGCGTGATCACGTGTGAGATGAATCCGCTGCTCGCGGAGGTGGCCCGGCAGGTCATCGACGCCCACGGCTACGGCGACGTCATCACGGTGATCGGCAAGCCGTCGACCTCGCTGGAGATCGGCCGTGACCTCGACGGCCCGGTGGACGTGCTCGTCTCGGAGATCGTCGACTGCGGACTCATCGGCGAAGGCCTGCTGCCGTCGATCCGGCACGCGCGCCGACACCTGCTGAAGCCCGACGGGATCATGTTCCCCTCCGCGGCCCGCATCCTCGGCCGTCTGGTCAGCAGCGAGGACATCCTGCGGCTCAACCAGGTCACGACGGCGAGCGGCTTCGACGTCTCGCTCATGAACACGTTGTCCACCCGCGGCCACCTCCCGGTGCGCCTGGGCACCTGGCCCCACCGGTTCCTCTCCGAGACGGCCACGGTCGTGGACTTCGACCTGGCCGAGGACCCCTTGGAACCGGGCGAGCGCCAGATCGACCTCACGGCGAGCACCGACGGCGAGGCGCACGCCCTGGTCGTCTGGTTCGAGCTGGACATGGCGGCCGGCACCACTCTCACCAACTCCCCCGAGAACACCCGCTCGCACTGGATGCAGGGCTGGGTCCCGCTGGAGAAGTCCGTCCCGGTGAAGGCGGGCGAGAGCGTCCCGCTCCGGCTCCGGTGGAGCGACTTCTCCCTCAGCGTGCACGTCTGA
- a CDS encoding 2OG-Fe(II) oxygenase, with protein sequence MSAYEPSQIPGLDVPGPVFAPPAPGGLDWARLTAELNTEGVAVTPPLLSPEQCAELRELFDDPTAFRSTVTMARHRFGEGLYRYFAYPLPPLVQDLRERLYPPLAQIANEWARRLGQPAFAPDHEGLLGACATAGQQRPTPLLLRYGRGGYNCLHQDVYGDLTFPLQVAIMLDRPDEDFTGGESVFVEQRPRAQSRPLVRRPTQGQGLIFTVDHRPVRSVRGWSRVTLRHGVSAVLSGERHVLGVIFHDAR encoded by the coding sequence GTGAGCGCGTACGAGCCGTCCCAGATCCCGGGCCTCGACGTACCCGGCCCGGTCTTCGCCCCACCCGCGCCCGGAGGCCTCGACTGGGCGCGGCTGACCGCGGAACTGAACACCGAGGGGGTGGCGGTGACCCCACCGCTGCTCTCGCCCGAGCAGTGCGCGGAGCTGCGGGAACTCTTCGACGACCCCACGGCCTTCCGCAGCACCGTGACCATGGCGCGGCACCGCTTCGGCGAGGGCCTCTACCGCTACTTCGCCTACCCTCTGCCCCCACTCGTCCAGGACCTGAGGGAACGGCTGTACCCGCCGCTCGCACAGATCGCCAACGAATGGGCCCGGCGGCTGGGGCAGCCGGCCTTCGCCCCCGACCACGAGGGACTGCTCGGGGCGTGCGCGACCGCCGGGCAGCAGCGCCCGACCCCGCTCCTGCTCCGGTACGGGCGCGGCGGCTACAACTGCCTGCACCAGGACGTCTACGGGGACCTGACCTTCCCGCTGCAGGTGGCGATCATGCTCGACCGCCCGGACGAGGACTTCACCGGTGGGGAGAGCGTGTTCGTCGAACAGCGCCCGCGCGCCCAGTCACGCCCGCTGGTCCGACGGCCGACCCAGGGCCAGGGCCTGATCTTCACGGTCGACCACCGCCCGGTGCGCTCGGTGCGCGGCTGGAGCCGGGTGACGCTGCGGCACGGCGTGAGCGCGGTCCTCAGCGGGGAGCGCCACGTGCTGGGCGTCATCTTCCACGACGCGCGCTAG
- a CDS encoding methylated-DNA--[protein]-cysteine S-methyltransferase produces MPTPGPLSAATATVAIHPTALGPLVLAATDDALVLCCYGTTEAAEERLGRGGLRPAGPGEAGAPGHKVLDEAREQIDAYLAGTRRDFTVATDLRLATPFSRRTNLMLAEFVPYGSTATYADLARALDRPGAARAVGTALGANPLCVVLPCHRIIGSTGSLSGYAGGLEAKRHLLALEATASPAA; encoded by the coding sequence ATGCCGACCCCCGGTCCGCTCAGCGCCGCCACCGCCACGGTGGCGATCCATCCCACGGCCCTGGGCCCGCTCGTGCTGGCGGCGACGGACGACGCGCTCGTGCTGTGCTGCTACGGCACCACGGAAGCGGCCGAGGAGCGCCTGGGCCGGGGCGGACTGCGCCCGGCCGGACCGGGGGAGGCGGGCGCACCGGGACACAAGGTCCTGGACGAGGCCCGTGAGCAGATCGACGCCTATCTGGCCGGGACGCGCCGGGACTTCACCGTCGCGACGGACCTGCGGCTCGCCACCCCGTTCAGCCGGCGCACGAACCTGATGCTGGCCGAGTTCGTCCCGTACGGGAGCACCGCGACCTACGCGGACCTCGCCCGGGCGTTGGATCGGCCCGGCGCCGCGCGTGCCGTCGGCACGGCGCTGGGCGCGAATCCGCTGTGCGTGGTGCTGCCCTGCCACCGGATCATCGGCTCCACGGGCAGTCTCAGCGGCTACGCGGGAGGGCTGGAGGCCAAGCGCCATCTGCTCGCCCTCGAAGCCACGGCCTCGCCGGCCGCCTGA
- the ddaH gene encoding dimethylargininase, translated as MPLTEPITPAGALYRAESPTRVATRRRLLMCRPRHYDVTYSINPWMNPQHATDNALAVSQWEGLRDLYLELGHVVEEIDPIEGLPDMVFAANGATVVDGKVYGARFRHAERTAEGPAYLRWLEGRGYTDSLWPEFVNEGEGDILTVGRRLLAGTGFRTDPRSHLEAQEFFGLPVTSLTLVNPEYYHLDTALSVLSEDEVMYYPAAFSQGSQAVLRAMFPTAILATAEDAAVFGLNAFSDGRHVLLPAAATGLHAKLRARGFEPIGVELSELLKAGGSVKCCTLELRDR; from the coding sequence GTGCCGCTCACCGAGCCCATCACCCCTGCCGGCGCCCTCTACCGTGCCGAGAGCCCCACCCGGGTCGCCACGCGCCGACGTCTGCTGATGTGCCGACCCCGGCACTACGACGTCACCTACTCGATCAACCCGTGGATGAACCCGCAGCACGCCACGGACAACGCGCTCGCCGTCAGCCAGTGGGAGGGTCTGCGTGACCTGTACCTCGAACTCGGCCACGTGGTCGAGGAGATAGACCCCATCGAGGGCCTGCCCGACATGGTGTTCGCGGCCAACGGCGCCACCGTCGTCGACGGCAAGGTCTACGGGGCCCGCTTCCGGCACGCGGAGCGCACCGCCGAGGGACCGGCGTACCTGCGGTGGCTGGAGGGCCGCGGCTACACGGACTCCCTCTGGCCCGAGTTCGTCAACGAGGGCGAGGGCGACATCCTCACCGTCGGCCGCCGCCTCCTGGCCGGTACCGGCTTCCGCACCGACCCGCGTTCCCACTTGGAGGCGCAGGAGTTCTTCGGCCTCCCGGTCACCTCGCTGACCTTGGTGAACCCGGAGTACTACCACCTGGACACCGCGCTCTCCGTGCTGTCCGAGGACGAGGTCATGTACTACCCGGCCGCCTTCTCCCAGGGCAGTCAGGCCGTCCTGCGCGCGATGTTCCCCACCGCGATCCTGGCCACCGCCGAGGACGCGGCCGTCTTCGGCCTCAACGCCTTCTCGGACGGGCGCCACGTGCTCCTGCCGGCCGCGGCCACAGGTCTGCACGCCAAGCTGCGGGCGCGCGGCTTCGAGCCGATCGGGGTCGAGCTCTCGGAGCTGCTCAAGGCCGGTGGCAGCGTCAAGTGCTGCACGCTGGAACTGCGCGACCGCTGA
- a CDS encoding lysine N(6)-hydroxylase/L-ornithine N(5)-oxygenase family protein: MAHRNVELLAVGAGPANLALAVAVEELAPELAGDTLLIEREQDIVWQRGMLLPDALSQVSFLKDLVTMRNPTSRFSFVNFLHSQKRLDAFVNLASFVPYRSEISEYLQWVADELETVQVEYGRECAGVEAVTGDDGELAGWLVTLADGDTIGCRYLVIGAGRDAHVPAVFDGLPAERVIHSTQYTQRIADVRADLPHRVAVIGGAQSAAELFGAALRDLPECKPTMIMRSIGLNGYESSKFTNELYYTSFIDEFYGSSPEARQQLLGEMYRSNYGGLSPATLDGLYRQFYQDRRSGQERLGMHPMTDVSGARMDGDEVVLTLVDRKSGAEREMRTDLVLLGTGFVREMPWAVKALAESIGVEEINVSRNYRLDLGRPATAACYLQGVNEATHGIADSLLSVLAGRSAEITQDILAHRRARSAEVPAPRELAFAGAV; the protein is encoded by the coding sequence ATGGCGCATCGCAATGTCGAACTGCTCGCAGTCGGCGCAGGCCCGGCGAACCTGGCGCTGGCGGTCGCCGTCGAGGAGCTCGCACCCGAGCTGGCCGGTGACACCCTGCTGATCGAGCGCGAGCAGGACATCGTGTGGCAGCGAGGCATGCTGCTGCCCGACGCGCTCAGCCAGGTGTCCTTCCTCAAGGACCTGGTCACCATGCGCAATCCGACCAGCAGATTCTCCTTCGTCAATTTCCTTCACTCGCAGAAACGTCTCGACGCTTTCGTCAACCTCGCGAGTTTCGTTCCCTACCGCAGCGAGATATCCGAATATCTGCAGTGGGTCGCCGACGAACTCGAGACGGTGCAGGTCGAATACGGCCGCGAATGCGCCGGCGTCGAGGCGGTGACGGGCGACGACGGTGAGCTGGCCGGCTGGCTGGTCACCCTGGCCGACGGCGACACCATCGGTTGCCGTTACCTCGTGATCGGCGCGGGCCGCGACGCCCACGTCCCCGCCGTGTTCGACGGTCTGCCGGCCGAGCGCGTCATCCACAGCACCCAGTACACGCAGCGCATCGCCGATGTGCGGGCCGACCTGCCGCACCGCGTCGCGGTGATCGGCGGCGCGCAGAGCGCGGCCGAGCTGTTCGGCGCCGCGCTGCGGGACCTGCCCGAGTGCAAGCCGACGATGATCATGCGCTCGATCGGTCTGAACGGCTACGAGAGCAGCAAGTTCACCAACGAGCTCTACTACACGTCCTTCATCGACGAGTTCTACGGATCCTCGCCCGAGGCGCGCCAGCAGCTCCTCGGCGAGATGTACCGCTCCAACTACGGCGGTCTCTCCCCGGCCACCCTGGACGGCCTGTACCGGCAGTTCTACCAGGACCGTCGCTCCGGCCAGGAGCGCCTGGGCATGCACCCCATGACGGACGTGAGCGGCGCCCGCATGGACGGCGACGAGGTCGTCCTGACCCTCGTCGACCGCAAGTCGGGAGCCGAGCGCGAGATGCGCACGGACCTGGTGCTCCTGGGCACCGGCTTCGTCCGCGAGATGCCGTGGGCGGTCAAGGCCCTCGCGGAGTCGATCGGTGTCGAGGAGATCAACGTGAGCCGCAACTACCGGCTCGACCTCGGCCGTCCCGCGACCGCCGCCTGCTACCTGCAAGGCGTCAACGAGGCCACCCACGGCATCGCCGACTCGCTGCTCAGCGTGCTCGCGGGCCGCTCCGCCGAGATCACCCAGGACATCCTGGCGCACCGCCGGGCCCGATCCGCGGAGGTCCCGGCCCCGCGGGAACTCGCCTTCGCCGGCGCTGTCTGA
- a CDS encoding cupin domain-containing protein: MLTQPLDREGLTHENGLDAQRLLPWPELNAPFEGSWCVIRPGTASTAHAHHEYEIFIAVAGTAVLESQGVRKPFTTGDIVHFTPGSDHRVINESDEDFEMYSVWWDLDMTQRFAARHEGAQA; this comes from the coding sequence ATGCTCACCCAGCCACTCGACCGTGAAGGACTGACGCACGAGAACGGCCTCGACGCGCAGCGGCTGCTGCCCTGGCCCGAGCTCAACGCCCCCTTCGAGGGCTCCTGGTGCGTGATCCGGCCCGGCACCGCATCGACGGCCCACGCCCACCACGAGTACGAGATCTTCATCGCCGTCGCCGGCACCGCCGTCCTGGAGTCCCAGGGCGTCCGCAAGCCCTTCACGACCGGGGACATCGTGCACTTCACCCCGGGCTCCGACCACCGGGTGATCAACGAGTCCGACGAGGACTTCGAGATGTACAGCGTCTGGTGGGACCTCGACATGACACAGCGGTTCGCAGCTCGCCACGAAGGAGCCCAGGCATGA
- a CDS encoding class I tRNA ligase family protein, whose amino-acid sequence MTRRTVIIAPPPTPNGDLHTGHLAGPYLAGDVYARYLRASDRPVIFTSGTDDSQTYVVASAARAGLTPEELALRSATQIRATLEAAGVSVDGFAPFDKGYRQTVIDFVTDLHSEGAFRLRTVRLPYVEATGEYLMEGLVAGDCPVCLVESRGGLCESCGHPNNFDELLRPRSTVDADAVVTHREAQILVLPMEEYRDRLADYYVRHRDVLRPHTAQLVREALDRPLPDFPITYPTAWGIPAPFTETPGQVLNAWAEGMAASMYCTWYAAEQLGEHTDRFDEHWLSEHGIDLVYFLGFDNVYFWGMTHLALLMAHGDRYVEPHAIVSNEFYELENQKFSTSKGHVVWAADLVAEVPRDLVRFYLALTAPEHSRTNFSREALETLSSSRLVDPWNHLAGRLEELLAAVPADAPLPVSETGAREAGIVVERFRSHYELESFSLHRAADLIVVHLDRLLAQADRVTPGVPSDLGDLVLAVRTLTACAAPLLVDLAARAERAGADLSLPAGAFPTDPVAPLRLPLLSTAVGAFAPLAEPAVTRA is encoded by the coding sequence ATGACACGCCGTACGGTCATCATCGCGCCGCCGCCGACCCCCAACGGGGACCTGCACACCGGGCACCTCGCGGGCCCGTACCTCGCGGGCGACGTGTACGCACGCTACCTGCGGGCGTCGGACCGGCCGGTGATCTTCACCAGCGGCACCGACGACAGCCAGACCTACGTGGTGGCCAGTGCCGCCCGTGCCGGGCTGACCCCGGAGGAGCTGGCCCTGCGCTCCGCCACGCAGATCCGCGCCACCCTGGAGGCGGCCGGCGTCTCCGTCGACGGCTTCGCCCCCTTCGACAAGGGCTACCGCCAGACCGTCATCGACTTCGTCACCGACCTCCACAGCGAGGGCGCGTTCCGACTCAGGACGGTGCGGCTGCCGTACGTCGAGGCCACCGGCGAGTACCTGATGGAGGGCCTGGTCGCCGGCGACTGCCCGGTGTGCCTCGTGGAGAGCCGCGGCGGACTGTGCGAGTCCTGCGGCCACCCCAACAACTTCGACGAGCTGCTGCGCCCGCGCTCCACCGTCGACGCGGACGCCGTGGTCACGCACCGCGAGGCGCAGATCCTCGTACTGCCGATGGAGGAGTACCGCGACCGGCTCGCCGACTACTACGTCCGGCACCGCGACGTCCTGCGCCCGCACACCGCGCAGCTCGTCCGGGAGGCGCTGGACCGGCCGCTGCCGGACTTCCCGATCACCTACCCGACCGCGTGGGGCATCCCGGCGCCCTTCACCGAGACGCCGGGCCAGGTCCTCAACGCCTGGGCCGAGGGCATGGCCGCCTCGATGTACTGCACCTGGTACGCGGCGGAGCAACTCGGTGAGCACACCGACCGCTTCGACGAGCACTGGCTGTCCGAGCACGGCATCGACCTCGTGTACTTCCTCGGATTCGACAACGTCTACTTCTGGGGAATGACGCACCTGGCCCTGCTGATGGCGCACGGGGACCGGTACGTCGAGCCGCACGCCATCGTGTCGAACGAGTTCTACGAACTGGAGAACCAGAAGTTCTCCACAAGCAAAGGTCACGTGGTCTGGGCCGCCGATCTGGTGGCCGAGGTACCCCGCGACCTGGTGCGCTTCTACCTGGCGCTCACCGCGCCGGAGCACTCCCGGACGAACTTCAGCCGGGAGGCGCTCGAGACCCTGTCGAGCTCCCGGCTCGTCGATCCGTGGAACCACCTCGCGGGCCGGCTGGAGGAGCTGCTCGCCGCGGTTCCGGCGGACGCGCCGCTGCCGGTCTCCGAGACCGGTGCCCGGGAGGCGGGGATCGTCGTCGAGCGGTTCCGCTCCCACTACGAGCTGGAGAGCTTCAGCCTCCACCGGGCCGCGGACCTGATCGTCGTGCACCTCGACCGGTTGCTCGCGCAGGCGGACCGGGTGACGCCGGGCGTCCCGAGCGACCTCGGTGACCTGGTCCTCGCCGTCCGGACGCTGACCGCGTGCGCCGCTCCGCTGCTCGTCGACCTCGCGGCCCGGGCCGAGCGGGCCGGCGCCGATCTGAGCCTGCCGGCGGGAGCCTTCCCCACCGACCCCGTCGCCCCGCTGCGACTCCCCCTCCTGTCGACCGCGGTCGGGGCCTTCGCGCCCCTGGCCGAGCCGGCCGTCACCCGAGCCTGA
- a CDS encoding MFS transporter — MSTIAPPRPNRAERLLIPATFITNLGNGIQLTAASYLVFTEANTMLAVSWLMIAVTIPQVALSLFFGKLADRFDRRTLAMISDLASAVAAIALPIWLALGGNPSTVSYVASFVLSISAALFFPASNALIKERIPESRLAQFNGNAEIAIQAGTLASAALGGWVIVWVGTTSLFYFNAITFLLSAVLLFFIGRRPAGQAVTEAAAKAASAAAARLSAARPPLARLALLYIIGNIVIIVGNSIMLVLVIEGFKSNAGYLGIVDALFGIGALFAAWAFKKISSKATVLKTALIGYLAFAVLLSMESIHLYAMMAVIPFAAIAFCVARISARTALMSAAPEEKTGFVFGATNAFGLAAGTASVVLISLLVDSTHVKNGFYALSALVVVISTLTVISLRKHDREVAAAEAAAAAETVSEPAAEVTEAAEPVPAKV, encoded by the coding sequence GTGTCCACGATCGCCCCGCCCCGTCCCAATCGGGCAGAACGACTGCTCATCCCCGCGACCTTCATCACCAACCTGGGCAACGGGATCCAGCTCACCGCCGCCTCGTACCTGGTCTTCACCGAGGCCAACACCATGCTGGCGGTCAGCTGGCTGATGATCGCCGTCACCATCCCGCAGGTGGCGCTGTCCCTCTTCTTCGGCAAGCTCGCCGACCGCTTCGACCGCCGCACCCTGGCGATGATCTCGGACCTGGCCAGCGCGGTCGCCGCGATCGCCCTGCCGATCTGGCTGGCCCTCGGCGGTAACCCCTCGACCGTCAGCTACGTCGCCAGCTTCGTCCTGTCGATCTCCGCGGCCCTGTTCTTCCCGGCCAGCAACGCCCTGATCAAGGAGCGCATCCCGGAGTCGCGGCTCGCCCAGTTCAACGGCAACGCCGAGATCGCCATCCAGGCCGGCACGCTCGCCTCGGCGGCCCTCGGCGGCTGGGTGATCGTCTGGGTCGGCACCACGTCGCTCTTCTACTTCAACGCGATCACGTTCCTGCTCTCCGCCGTCCTGCTGTTCTTCATCGGCCGTCGTCCGGCCGGCCAGGCCGTCACCGAGGCCGCGGCCAAGGCCGCGTCGGCCGCCGCCGCCCGCCTGTCCGCCGCCCGTCCGCCGCTGGCCCGCCTGGCGCTGCTCTACATCATCGGCAACATCGTCATCATCGTCGGCAACAGCATCATGCTGGTCCTGGTCATCGAGGGCTTCAAGTCCAACGCCGGCTACCTCGGCATCGTCGACGCCCTGTTCGGCATCGGCGCCCTGTTCGCCGCCTGGGCCTTCAAGAAGATCAGCTCCAAGGCCACCGTGCTGAAGACGGCCCTGATCGGCTACCTCGCCTTCGCGGTGCTGCTGTCCATGGAGTCCATCCACCTCTACGCCATGATGGCCGTCATCCCCTTCGCCGCCATCGCCTTCTGCGTGGCCCGCATCTCGGCCCGTACCGCCCTGATGAGCGCGGCACCCGAGGAGAAGACGGGCTTCGTGTTCGGCGCCACCAACGCCTTCGGCCTCGCCGCCGGCACCGCCTCCGTCGTCCTGATCTCGCTCCTGGTCGACTCCACCCACGTGAAGAACGGCTTCTACGCCCTCTCCGCCCTGGTCGTCGTCATCTCCACCCTCACCGTCATCTCGCTCCGCAAGCACGACCGTGAGGTCGCCGCCGCCGAGGCCGCTGCCGCCGCCGAGACCGTGTCCGAGCCCGCCGCCGAGGTCACCGAGGCCGCCGAGCCCGTCCCGGCCAAGGTCTGA
- a CDS encoding ATP-grasp domain-containing protein, which yields MKLLAIEASQNATYYISRYQQIEALGAEVHVLNGIGTEDFWDADRYRIAGSKQIEDIVTAAKIWHAEEEFEGVLTFSESGVVTVAVVAEALGLPSIGFEAARTSRNKLLMRQAHERGDAAHPGFRYAPDVEAALAAGEALGYPLILKPTLGAASNFVFKVDDPEEMRARFADATSGIETMTWALMEADGLDLGPNGIIVEGYLDGHEHLIEALAWDDEVYLGSIVDRITVESGTFDDDVHHAPSSLTPEQIAAVHEVVRDAAHAQGLRRSVLHAEVRFHQGKPFILEIAIRPGGGGLDHMARISAGHDPIRCVADVARGLRPDVSHYAPTGVHTAAMCLISGAGTVESIEVPTEVAEDPALFFLKITATAGTVIKRPPAGNNILGFIGATGTSLTEALTTAHVAAGRISTEMRPEHG from the coding sequence ATGAAGCTGCTCGCGATCGAAGCAAGCCAGAACGCCACCTACTACATCTCGCGCTACCAGCAGATCGAGGCCCTCGGGGCCGAGGTCCACGTCCTCAACGGCATAGGCACGGAGGACTTCTGGGACGCCGACCGCTACCGGATCGCCGGCTCCAAGCAGATCGAGGACATCGTCACCGCCGCCAAGATCTGGCACGCGGAGGAGGAGTTCGAGGGGGTCCTGACCTTCTCGGAGTCCGGGGTCGTCACGGTGGCGGTCGTCGCCGAGGCGCTCGGCCTGCCGAGCATCGGCTTCGAGGCCGCCCGGACCAGCCGCAACAAGCTGCTGATGCGCCAGGCCCACGAGCGGGGCGACGCGGCGCACCCCGGCTTCCGGTACGCCCCGGACGTCGAGGCCGCCCTCGCGGCCGGTGAGGCGCTCGGCTACCCGCTGATCCTCAAGCCCACCCTGGGCGCCGCCAGCAACTTCGTGTTCAAGGTCGACGACCCCGAGGAGATGCGGGCCCGCTTCGCGGACGCCACCTCCGGCATCGAGACCATGACCTGGGCCCTGATGGAGGCCGACGGCCTGGACCTCGGCCCGAACGGGATCATCGTCGAGGGCTACCTCGACGGTCACGAGCACCTCATCGAGGCGCTGGCCTGGGACGACGAGGTGTACCTCGGCTCCATCGTGGACCGGATCACCGTCGAGAGTGGCACCTTCGACGACGACGTCCACCACGCCCCGAGCTCCCTGACCCCCGAGCAGATCGCCGCGGTCCACGAGGTGGTCCGGGACGCGGCCCACGCCCAAGGACTGCGCCGGTCCGTGCTGCACGCCGAGGTCCGCTTCCACCAGGGCAAGCCCTTCATCCTGGAGATCGCGATCCGCCCCGGCGGCGGCGGGCTCGACCACATGGCGCGGATCAGCGCCGGCCACGACCCCATCCGGTGCGTGGCGGACGTGGCCCGCGGCCTGCGGCCCGACGTCTCGCACTACGCGCCGACCGGTGTGCACACCGCGGCGATGTGCCTGATCAGCGGCGCGGGCACGGTGGAGTCCATCGAGGTGCCGACCGAGGTCGCCGAGGACCCGGCGTTGTTCTTCCTGAAGATCACCGCCACGGCGGGGACCGTCATCAAGCGCCCCCCGGCGGGCAACAACATCCTCGGCTTCATCGGCGCCACCGGCACCTCTTTGACGGAGGCCCTCACCACCGCGCACGTCGCGGCCGGCCGCATCAGCACCGAGATGAGGCCGGAGCATGGCTGA